From Arachis stenosperma cultivar V10309 chromosome 2, arast.V10309.gnm1.PFL2, whole genome shotgun sequence, one genomic window encodes:
- the LOC130962892 gene encoding uncharacterized protein LOC130962892: MNSICISNCINDTRDSHIRANYTNLYKWPESDVEFVRSLSHEGRRRCHVYGQDHPKVVDSISCRQMYLRSYQFSRKESVPQKTKRCFRRVKERVTRGNHGGWRNNCRKRIIGRHHGRRNKCLVWRRLKQISCAALFRIFKKLLSFAASVDVVKWGD, encoded by the coding sequence ATGAATTCGATCTGCATATCTAACTGTATCAATGACACACGTGATTCTCACATTCGTGCCAACTATACGAACCTGTATAAGTGGCCAGAATCAGATGTAGAGTTTGTTAGGTCGTTGAGCCACGAGGGTAGGAGGAGATGCCACGTGTACGGTCAGGATCACCCGAAGGTGGTGGATAGCATCTCATGTAGGCAGATGTACCTTAGGAGCTACCAGTTTTCAAGGAAGGAGAGTGTCCCTCAAAAGACAAAAAGGTGTTTTAGGAGGGTGAAGGAGAGAGTAACACGTGGCAACCATGGTGGTTGGAGGAACAACTGCAGAAAGAGGATTATTGGTAGACACCATGGTAGGAGGAACAAGTGTCTGGTTTGGAGGAGACTGAAGCAAATTTCGTGTGCTGCTTTGTTTAGGATATTCAAGAAGTTATTGTCTTTTGCTGCCAGTGTAGATGTTGTGAAGTGGGGAGATTGA